The nucleotide window GCACCAATCGTGTTAACATCCAGGGCTGACACTGCTGAAAGTAAGTTATACTCACTTGCATTAGCGTTATGCTCTGCTATTAAATAATTTACATAAACCAGGGGAGGAAATTAGAAATGGAAATTTTTAAGTATCTAGAACAGTACGATTATGAGCAGGTTGTATTTTGTCAGGATAAACAGTCAGGATTGAAAGCAATCATCGCAATTCATGATACAACTCTTGGACCAGCTTTGGGCGGAACTCGTATGTGGACTTATGCATCAGAAGAAGCTGCTATCGAGGATGCGCTTCGACTAGCTAAAGGTATGACGTACAAGAATGCTGCTGCTGGCCTGAACCTTGGTGGCGGCAAGACAGTTATTATCGGCGATCCGCGCAAGGATAAGAATGAAGAAATGTTCCGTGCATTCGGCCGCTATATCCAGGGCTTGAATGGAAGATATATCACTGCAGAAGATGTAGGTACTACTGTGGCAGATATGGACTTAATCCATGAGGAAACGGATTATGTAACTGGAATCTCACCAGCATTCGGTTCATCAGGAAATCCATCACCGGTAACTGCTTATGGTGTATACAGAGGAATGAAGGCTGCTGCTAAGGAAGCTTTTGGCACTGATTCTCTAGAAGGAAAGACAATTGCTGTTCAGGGTGTAGGGAACGTTGCATTTAATCTTTGCCGCCACCTTCACGAAGAAGGAGCACAGCTGATTGTTACGGATATTAATAGAGAAGCAGTACAAAGAGCTGTTGAGGACTTCGGCGCGAAAGCGGTTGAGCCGGATGAAATCTACAGCGTAGACTGTGATATTTACGCACCATGTGCCTTAGGTGCAGTAATCAACGACGAAACAATTCCTCAGCTAAAAGCGAAGGTTATTGCCGGAGCTGCGAACAATCAGCTTAAGGATACTAAACATGGTGATATCATCCATGAAATGGGAATTGTTTACGCTCCGGATTATGTCATCAATGCTGGCGGTGTAATCAATGTTGCGGATGAGCTTTACGGCTATAACGCTGAAAGAGCAATGAAGAAAGTTGAAACGATCTACAATAATATCGAAAAAGTAATCGAAATTGCTA belongs to Mesobacillus subterraneus and includes:
- the bcd gene encoding Leu/Phe/Val dehydrogenase, which produces MEIFKYLEQYDYEQVVFCQDKQSGLKAIIAIHDTTLGPALGGTRMWTYASEEAAIEDALRLAKGMTYKNAAAGLNLGGGKTVIIGDPRKDKNEEMFRAFGRYIQGLNGRYITAEDVGTTVADMDLIHEETDYVTGISPAFGSSGNPSPVTAYGVYRGMKAAAKEAFGTDSLEGKTIAVQGVGNVAFNLCRHLHEEGAQLIVTDINREAVQRAVEDFGAKAVEPDEIYSVDCDIYAPCALGAVINDETIPQLKAKVIAGAANNQLKDTKHGDIIHEMGIVYAPDYVINAGGVINVADELYGYNAERAMKKVETIYNNIEKVIEIAKRDGIPTYKAADRMAEERIERMRNSRSQFLQNGHHILSRR